The Nocardia sp. NBC_00508 nucleotide sequence TGAGCTCGGAATCCGCGCGTGGGCAGCGGGCGCGGGCGAGCCCGCTCGGCGTGGCCACGTCGCATTCGCTGCGGTCCATCCGGATGACCCGCGCGGGTACCCGGCCTTCCTCGATCATCGAGGCGTAGCGGTTGGAAACGGCTTCGGTCCAGCCATACGGGACGAGAAGGTCGTAGTCGACCATGATTGAAGGAATCCTTCGTCGGGCGCAGAACCCGACCAGGGTTCAGCGAGTGGAGAATGAGCAGGAGTTTCGTGTGGCGGCATGCGTAGCGCGCCCGGACACGACAATCCGAACGTTCCTCGTCACGGTCCACACCTCCTTGCTTCTCTCGCAGTCGCCCTACCCTTGCACCCAGCCCCTCACCCGCGCAACCGAATATCCGACCTCACCGATTGGTGATCACTCGGGTTTGCCGAACTGTTCGTGGCGGCCGAGGGAGCGGAGGTGGAACCACTCGCGCAGGCCCGCCGGGTCGCGGCGAGTGACAAGGAAGAACCAGGAGAAGCGGATCCATTCCTGGGGCAGCAGTTTGCGCATACCGGGCTGGGACATCAGGTAGCCGCGGTTGCGGTAGGTGAAGTAACGCTTCACCGGGTCGTCGGGGTACTGGGTGTGCATCCGGCCACCGAGGATCGGTTTGAACTCGGCCGCACCGTTGGGATGCAGGTACGCCGTCTGCAGGCAGGTGCCGAACGGCAGGCCGGAGCGGACCAAGCGGCGATGCACCTCGACCTCGTCGCCGCGAACGAACAGGCGTAGGTCCGGCACGCCAATCACGTCGACCGCCTTCGCGGAGATCAGCGCGCCGTTGAACAGCGAGGCGATACCGGGCAGGAAGTCCTCGTCGCCGAGTTCCGAGCGCAGCCGCCGCCACACCACGCCACGGCGCAGCGGGAACGCGAGGCGGTCGGGTTCATCGATATCGCAGACCACGGGGGACACCTCGACGAGCCCGTGCCGGTCCGCGCAATCCAGCAGGGTGGACAACACATCGGGACCTTCGGGCCTGCCGTCGTCGTCGGCGAGCCACAGCCAGTCCGCGCCGATGCTCAGCGCGTGCAGTATGCCGAGCGCGAACCCGCCCGCGCCGCCGAGATTGTGCGCCGAACCCAGATAGGTGGATTCCACTGGCTGGTCACGGACCAGGGCCGCGACCTCCGGTTCGTTGCCGTTGTCGACGACGATCAGGTGGTCCACCGGCCGTGATTGGGAGGCAAGGATTTTCAGCGACTCGGCGAGCAGCTCGCGGCGCTTGTGCGTGACGACGATCGCCACGATGCGCGCGTCCGAGCCGACCCGGGCCTGACCACTCATGCTGTGGCCTTTCTGGCATGAGCGGGGCCCTCCATGGTCACGCTTCGCTGCCGCCTCCGGGCCTGACCACTCATGCCTGATTCCGCTCCAATTCTCGTTCGGTTCCCACGGCCCGTTCGGCCTCCATTTCGCGCAGCACAGTCGCCACGTGATTCCCCGCTTCGGGCCCCTCATAGGCTCGCACCACTTCTTCGATCCCGCCACGCAAGCGGATCTGGCCGTGGTCGATCCACATGGCCGTGTCGCAGAGCTGCGCGAGGAATTCGTTGGAATGGCTGGCGAAAACCAGGATGCCGGAACGCGCGACCAGTGACTGCAACCGGATCCTGGCCTTCTTCATGAACTCCGCGTCCACCGCGCCGATGCCCTCGTCGAGCAGCAGGATCTCCGGATCGATCGAGGTCACCACGCCCATCGCGAGTCGGACCCGCATACCGGTGGAATAGGTGCGCAGTGGCATGGACAGGTATTCGCCCAGCTCGGTGAAATCGGCGATCTCATCGATTTTGGCGAGCATCTGCTTGCGGGTCTGCCCGAGGAACAGACCGCGGATGATGATGTTCTCGTAACCGGAGATCTCCGGATCCATGCCGACGCCGAGATCGAAGACCGGCGCCACCCGCCCGCGGATGCGCGCACTTCCGCGGGAGGGTT carries:
- the glfT1 gene encoding galactofuranosyltransferase GlfT1, whose product is MSGQARVGSDARIVAIVVTHKRRELLAESLKILASQSRPVDHLIVVDNGNEPEVAALVRDQPVESTYLGSAHNLGGAGGFALGILHALSIGADWLWLADDDGRPEGPDVLSTLLDCADRHGLVEVSPVVCDIDEPDRLAFPLRRGVVWRRLRSELGDEDFLPGIASLFNGALISAKAVDVIGVPDLRLFVRGDEVEVHRRLVRSGLPFGTCLQTAYLHPNGAAEFKPILGGRMHTQYPDDPVKRYFTYRNRGYLMSQPGMRKLLPQEWIRFSWFFLVTRRDPAGLREWFHLRSLGRHEQFGKPE
- the wzt gene encoding galactan export ABC transporter ATP-binding subunit Wzt/RfbE, yielding MSRVSIETQEAWVEFPIFDAKSRSLKKAFLGKAGGAIGRNQSDVVVVEALRDITLSLKEGDRIGLVGHNGAGKSTLLRLLSGIYEPSRGSARIRGRVAPVFDLGVGMDPEISGYENIIIRGLFLGQTRKQMLAKIDEIADFTELGEYLSMPLRTYSTGMRVRLAMGVVTSIDPEILLLDEGIGAVDAEFMKKARIRLQSLVARSGILVFASHSNEFLAQLCDTAMWIDHGQIRLRGGIEEVVRAYEGPEAGNHVATVLREMEAERAVGTERELERNQA